The Haloterrigena salifodinae genome window below encodes:
- a CDS encoding ABC transporter ATP-binding protein, which yields MGAIRVDGLGKSYGAVEAVADMSFTVERGELYGFLGPNGAGKTTTIRTLTGQIQPDAGTVRVLETDPATEPIETRERVGILPEQQSPPSFLTPREYLEFVGDVRGLDSDRVAERTADWARRLGFENKLDTLHTDLSRGQQQKVMITQAFLHEPDVVFIDEPLANLDPLVQEQVKRFLVSYAAGDNAVFVSTHNIDVAEEICTRVGIVADGQIVTERSLTGDGDGVGGETGNDESLLEVFLERVESEDARDLPSLEQIDA from the coding sequence ATGGGTGCAATTCGGGTAGACGGGCTGGGGAAGTCCTACGGAGCCGTCGAGGCGGTGGCCGACATGAGTTTCACCGTCGAGCGCGGGGAGTTGTACGGGTTTCTCGGCCCCAACGGCGCGGGCAAGACGACCACGATCAGAACGCTGACGGGCCAGATTCAGCCGGACGCGGGGACGGTTCGTGTTCTCGAGACCGATCCGGCGACCGAACCGATCGAAACCAGGGAGCGAGTCGGGATCCTGCCGGAGCAACAGTCGCCGCCGAGCTTCCTCACGCCGCGGGAGTACCTCGAGTTCGTCGGGGACGTTCGCGGCCTCGATTCCGACCGAGTCGCCGAGCGGACGGCCGACTGGGCCCGGCGGCTCGGCTTCGAGAACAAACTCGACACGCTTCACACGGACCTCTCGCGGGGCCAACAGCAGAAGGTGATGATCACGCAGGCGTTCCTCCACGAGCCCGACGTGGTCTTCATCGACGAGCCGCTGGCGAACCTCGATCCACTGGTCCAGGAGCAGGTCAAGCGCTTCCTCGTCTCCTACGCCGCCGGCGACAACGCCGTCTTCGTCTCGACGCACAACATCGACGTCGCCGAGGAGATCTGTACGCGGGTCGGCATCGTCGCCGACGGTCAAATCGTGACCGAGCGGTCGCTCACCGGAGACGGCGACGGTGTGGGTGGCGAGACCGGCAACGACGAATCGCTCCTCGAGGTGTTCCTCGAGCGCGTCGAGAGCGAGGACGCTCGAGACCTGCCCTCGCTCGAGCAGATCGACGCATGA
- a CDS encoding cob(I)yrinic acid a,c-diamide adenosyltransferase, translating into MSDETPDSTVENTPGQGRTPEPERIEPAAPEEFGLVQVWWGDGKGKTTATLGMGMRAAGHGYRVHMLQFMKGGASSVDAVRGEYNAIAALPGISYENLGHYGWHGMEDGSDEEDHAAQAQAGLERAHELLEAAGETDLGAPISLDAEPEAGMHMLILDEVLYAADRGLLSEDDVHGLIDAKPDGLELVLSGSHAEPTYLEDRADLITNVRKVKHPIDDGQRARRGTEF; encoded by the coding sequence ATGAGCGACGAGACGCCCGACTCGACGGTCGAGAACACACCGGGACAGGGACGGACGCCCGAACCGGAACGGATCGAACCCGCGGCGCCCGAGGAGTTCGGCCTCGTACAGGTCTGGTGGGGCGACGGGAAGGGGAAGACGACGGCCACGCTCGGCATGGGAATGCGCGCCGCGGGTCACGGCTACCGCGTGCACATGCTCCAGTTCATGAAGGGCGGCGCCTCGAGCGTCGACGCCGTCCGCGGCGAGTACAACGCCATCGCAGCGCTGCCGGGGATCAGCTACGAGAACCTCGGCCACTACGGCTGGCACGGGATGGAAGACGGCAGCGACGAGGAAGATCACGCGGCCCAGGCCCAGGCGGGCCTCGAGCGCGCCCACGAGTTGCTCGAGGCGGCCGGGGAGACCGACCTCGGCGCGCCGATCAGTCTCGACGCGGAGCCGGAAGCGGGAATGCACATGCTGATTCTCGACGAGGTGCTCTACGCCGCGGATCGCGGCCTGCTCTCGGAGGACGACGTCCACGGCCTCATCGACGCGAAACCCGACGGCCTCGAGTTGGTGCTCTCTGGGAGCCACGCGGAGCCGACGTACCTCGAGGACCGCGCCGATCTTATCACGAACGTTCGAAAAGTGAAACACCCGATCGACGACGGCCAGCGGGCGCGGCGCGGAACTGAGTTCTGA
- a CDS encoding helix-turn-helix domain-containing protein produces the protein MPLEFSSSEDAADLAGVVAALDDADCREIIAILEAPKTVPEIAEAVDLPLSTTYRKLDRLTDAGLASETVGVRRGRHHASRYVATFDHIGIGLDDNHEFRVDIDCSNDQSLGIWSNVHEEF, from the coding sequence ATGCCACTCGAGTTCTCATCGTCCGAGGACGCCGCCGATCTCGCGGGCGTCGTTGCCGCGCTGGACGATGCTGACTGCCGGGAGATCATCGCGATTCTCGAGGCGCCCAAGACCGTTCCCGAGATCGCCGAAGCGGTCGATCTCCCCCTCTCGACGACCTATCGAAAACTCGATCGGCTGACCGACGCCGGACTCGCCAGCGAGACCGTCGGCGTTCGACGGGGTCGCCACCACGCGTCGCGGTACGTAGCGACGTTCGATCACATCGGTATCGGCCTCGACGACAACCACGAGTTCCGCGTCGATATCGACTGCTCGAACGACCAGTCGCTCGGCATCTGGTCGAACGTGCACGAGGAGTTTTGA
- a CDS encoding hydroxysqualene dehydroxylase gives MPDVAVLGGGIGGLTAAQELAERGLEVTVFEATDRFGGKARSIPIDDGPAPLHGEHGFRFFPAFYRHVIDTMDRIPDGDGTVADNLVETEATLVASETGPGRIADTRTPDTVRGWLEALRPAFAEDLPADDVRFLLERLLYFLSACERRRIEEFDDISWWEFIDAENRSQALRDRLAFATQSLVALRPQVGSARTIGAIYLQLLFGQLDPTRPTERILNAPTSAAWIDPWVCHLESLGVEFWPNMPIRRLEFNGRRVTGALVGSERDADGPSPERIEADDYVLAVPVDVAPRLLTPELTRTAPALGRIERLDTAWMNGIQFYLTEDVALSRGHQVYADAPWALTSISQRQFWSGSDYDLEDRDDEVAGVLSVIASDWETPGILYEKPARRCSREEIAAEVWEQLKTHLNGPDERLRDDMLVDWFLDPAIVETGGASETQREDGDAVATGVENRSPLLINTVGSLRNRPPADVGVSNLALAGDYIRTNADLASMESANEAGRRAANAVLERRGVRASPARIWDLEEPVVFDPLKREDRVRYRLGLPHPAEVTQSLRTVTRGLVGGR, from the coding sequence ATGCCAGACGTTGCCGTACTCGGCGGCGGAATCGGCGGTCTCACCGCGGCCCAGGAACTCGCCGAGCGGGGGCTCGAGGTGACGGTCTTCGAGGCCACCGATCGCTTCGGGGGCAAGGCGCGATCGATTCCGATCGACGACGGACCGGCGCCGTTACACGGCGAACACGGCTTCCGGTTCTTTCCGGCGTTCTACCGCCACGTCATCGACACGATGGATCGCATCCCGGACGGCGACGGCACCGTCGCGGACAACCTCGTCGAGACCGAAGCGACCCTCGTCGCGAGCGAGACCGGCCCGGGGCGGATCGCCGATACCCGAACGCCGGACACCGTGAGGGGCTGGCTCGAGGCGCTGCGCCCGGCGTTCGCCGAGGACCTGCCCGCCGACGACGTTCGGTTCCTGCTCGAGCGGCTCCTGTACTTCCTGTCCGCCTGCGAGCGGCGTCGAATCGAGGAGTTCGACGACATCTCGTGGTGGGAGTTCATCGACGCTGAGAACCGCTCGCAGGCGCTTCGCGACCGCCTCGCCTTCGCGACGCAGTCGCTGGTCGCGTTGCGCCCGCAGGTCGGCAGCGCCAGGACGATCGGCGCAATCTACCTGCAGTTGCTGTTCGGCCAACTCGATCCGACCCGCCCCACGGAACGGATCCTGAACGCGCCGACCAGCGCGGCCTGGATCGATCCGTGGGTGTGCCACCTCGAGTCCCTCGGCGTCGAATTTTGGCCGAACATGCCGATTCGGCGACTCGAGTTCAATGGTCGCCGCGTCACCGGCGCCCTCGTCGGCTCCGAGCGCGACGCCGACGGGCCGTCTCCCGAGCGGATCGAGGCCGACGACTACGTCCTCGCCGTCCCCGTCGACGTCGCGCCCCGGCTGCTCACTCCCGAACTGACCCGAACCGCGCCCGCACTCGGCCGGATCGAGCGCCTCGACACCGCCTGGATGAACGGGATCCAGTTCTACCTGACCGAAGACGTCGCGCTGTCGCGGGGCCACCAGGTCTACGCCGACGCTCCGTGGGCGCTGACGTCGATCTCCCAGCGCCAGTTCTGGTCGGGATCGGACTACGACCTCGAGGACCGCGACGACGAGGTCGCGGGCGTCCTCTCGGTGATTGCCTCCGACTGGGAGACGCCGGGAATCCTGTACGAGAAGCCAGCCAGACGGTGCAGCCGCGAGGAGATCGCCGCGGAAGTCTGGGAACAGCTGAAAACCCACCTGAACGGACCCGACGAGCGGCTGCGAGACGACATGCTCGTCGACTGGTTCCTCGACCCGGCGATCGTCGAGACCGGCGGTGCGTCGGAGACGCAACGGGAAGACGGCGACGCCGTCGCCACCGGTGTCGAGAACCGCTCGCCGCTGTTGATCAATACTGTCGGCTCGCTGCGGAATCGGCCGCCCGCCGACGTCGGCGTTTCGAACCTCGCGCTGGCCGGCGACTACATCCGAACGAACGCCGATCTGGCCTCCATGGAATCGGCCAACGAGGCCGGTCGCCGCGCGGCCAACGCCGTCCTCGAGCGCCGCGGCGTCCGCGCGTCGCCGGCGCGAATCTGGGATCTCGAGGAACCCGTCGTCTTCGACCCGCTCAAACGGGAGGATCGGGTTCGCTACCGGCTCGGACTCCCGCATCCAGCAGAAGTGACCCAGTCGTTGCGGACGGTCACGCGCGGGCTCGTCGGCGGTCGCTGA